A single Triticum dicoccoides isolate Atlit2015 ecotype Zavitan chromosome 2A, WEW_v2.0, whole genome shotgun sequence DNA region contains:
- the LOC119357637 gene encoding uncharacterized protein LOC119357637 — translation MQIFRRSTTQRPGQRRGARRAVAKPDRLSALPDELLHYIMSFLKAWEVVRTCVLARRWRHLWASVPCVDLRVRPSTSCYGDPPEKFRDFVHRLFLLRDESAPVVMLRLRSSDEEAGFTDDDASAWMMAAIKRNTRVIHLTGRCSEIASLDRVSFISCHLKVLKLSDAMLDYRILGQLSSSCTSLEVLRLKDCLVLVAGPWCLKTLIMLECEISCAFSIAAPNLLLLHLITSYVRVPSFKNLGSLVTATIILDDSFLGDDNECIGDEDYCDGTIDDDGDDSDDNDWTESSKIHDESSLSDNVGYDDFIRFGYGYGFAEGIYRHDRYKDNYDCGGDIDSDENTYAYSEIANDAKYGYKGKGLISSKDSIYGGYRECNDAKILGGHHILQSLSSARTLELLTDAREVVLSRERNTCPIFGNLKTLSLGEWCMTADFDASIFLLQHSPNIQKLFLQLKINFNAREASETGIKLQGRSFTCKDLRMVKITCSKDDGRVHKLANLFMANGIPVDKIYVRHSGSAYLRSQKQMKEFWGM, via the exons ATGCAGATCTTCCGCCGGAGCACCACCCAGCGCCCGGGCCAGCGCCGCGGCGCCCGCCGGGCTGTCGCCAAGCCCGACCGCCTCAGCGCCCTCCCGGACGAGCTCCTGCATTACATCATGTCATTCTTGAAGGCGTGGGAGGTGGTCCGCACCTGCGTGCTCGCGCGGCGGTGGCGCCATCTCTGGGCGTCCGTGCCCTGCGTCGATCTCCGCGTGCGCCCCTCCACTAGCTGCTACGGCGACCCGCCTGAGAAGTTCCGCGACTTCGTGCACCGGCTCTTCCTCCTCCGGGACGAATCGGCGCCCGTGGTCATGCTCCGCCTGCGGTCGAGCGACGAAGAAGCGGGCTTCACCGATGACGACGCCAGCGCGTGGATGATGGCCGCCATCAAGCGCAACACGCGGGTTATCCATCTCACCGGGCGTTGCTCAGAGATCGCGTCATTGGACCGCGTGTCGTTCATCTCTTGCCACCTCAAGGTCTTGAAGCTGTCGGATGCCATGCTCGACTACAGGATCCTCGGGCAGCTTTCTTCTAGTTGCACGTCTTTGGAAGTACTACGTCTGAAGGATTGCTTGGTGTTGGTGGCGGGCCCTTGGTGTTTGAAGACATTAATCATGCTCGAATGCGAGATCAGTTGCGCCTTCTCCATTGCTGCTCCGAACCTCCTACTTCTGCACCTCATCACATCATACGTCCGAGTCCCATCATTCAAGAATTTGGGGTCACTTGTCACAGCTACTATCATACTTGATGACTCTTTCTTGGGTGATGACAATGAATGCATCGGTGATGAAGATTATTGTGATGGAACTATTGATGACGACGGGGATGATAGCGACGATAATGATTGGACAGAGAGCTCGAAGATTCATGATGAGTCTTCCTTGAGTGATAATGTTGGATATGATGATTTTATAAGGTTTGGATACGGATATGGTTTTGCTGAAGGAATTTACAGGCATGATCGTTACAAGGATAATTATGATTGTGGTGGTGATATCGACAGCGATGAAAATACCTATGCATACAGTGAGATTGCAAATGATGCAAAGTATGGCTACAAAGGCAAAGGCCTGATTTCCAGTAAAGACAGTATCTATGGTGGATATAGAGAATGCAATGATGCGAAGATTTTAGGTGGCCATCATATTCTTCAGAGTCTTTCAAGTGCTAGAACTTTGGAGTTGTTGACTGATGCTAGAGAG GTTGTTCTGAGCAGGGAACGGAATACATGTCCAATTTTTGGCAACCTGAAGACCCTGTCTCTTGGCGAATGGTGTATGACTGCAGACTTTGATGCATCAATTTTCTTGCTGCAGCACTCACCTAATATACAGAAGCTCTTTCTCCAACTTAAAATT aacttCAATGCCAGAGAGGCATCAGAAACAGGTATCAAACTACAGGGAAGATCATTTACTTGCAAAGATCTTCGAATGGTGAAGATCACATGCTCAAAGGATGATGGGAGAGTCCATAAGCTGGCAAATTTGTTTATGGCAAATGGTATACCAGTCGACAAAATTTATGTCCGCCACAGCGGGAGTGCTT ATCTCCGCAGCCAGAAGCAGATGAAGGAGTTCTGGGGGATGTAA